TCTCGCTCGGCGTGATATCGTCATCCGCGACTTGCTAAAAAAACGCCGCCCTTATCTCACGCACCTTTCCGTCCTCGTCGCCGATCTTCAAAATTCGGTCAAGATTTGCGCCGAACTGCCGCCCGAGGAATACTTCGAATTGATTAACCAAATTTGGTCAACAATGGCGCCTAAACTGCGTAAATACTACGCCACGCATGGCAAGCATGTGGGCGATGGTATGGTCTATTACTTTTTTCCCCAGCCTGATTGCAATTATATCCTCAACGCCATGCGCTGCGCTTTCGAAATGAAGGCGGCAATCGCCGAAATTGACAAGGAATGGCGCAAACGAAAAAACTGGATGAACGTCCTCAAACTTAATATCGGCCTCGTCGAGGGACGGGAATGGTTCGGCACCTACCAAACGCCGACTCAAATTGAATTCACGGTCCTCGGCGATTCGATCAACATGGCCGGACGCCTCAGCGATTTCGCCCGCGAGGGCGCGATATGGGTCACCAAAAGCATGCTCGGACAACTATCGTCGAACGAGCGCGACAAGATCAGCTATGGCATCCGCCGAAAAAGTCAGGATGGTGCGGAAATTCTAGTGCCCAACACGTATTCGCGCGTTTCCAATCTGATCGACCTGAATAACCCCAAACATGATAAATTTCACGATATCGCCGTAATTCCGGTGGCCGAAATCCTCGATATCGAGACACCGGCATGAGGCATCCCGCGAGGAACCGCCATGGCCGGCGCCCCGGCCCTAACCGTAGCGTTCTTCCTTCCACGGGTCGGCGCTATTGTGATAGCCGCGGGTTTCCCAGAACCCCGGCGCGTCCTTGTCCACGAAGGTGATGTGCCTGACCCACTTCGCACTTTTCCAAAAATACAGTTTGGGAATGACAGGACGCATCGGACCGCCGTGCTCACGGGTGATGTCCGCCCCGTTCCACTGGCGCGCCAGGACGACATCATCGTCGTCGAAGGCCTTCAAGGGAACGTTGGTGGTGTAGCCGTCGTGGCTGTGAAAGATCAAAAAAGCCGCTTCGGACCGGGGCCGCACGATATCCAGGAAATGGCGCGCGCCGACCCCTTTCCAGGTATTGTCATAGCGCGACCACGTGGTGACGCAGTGAATGTCCGTAGTTCGTTCGACCTGGGG
This genomic window from Varunaivibrio sulfuroxidans contains:
- a CDS encoding adenylate/guanylate cyclase domain-containing protein; its protein translation is MSDIVDQLLRGAHPGLPQGKAAPAPIKSAPSDTDDRDFDGPRAATEQAMPPSPTVGTRTQPPQLSLDQVDCPAYMVNNLFELEWYNRHTLDSLLSDVEDVSSDITERNLFGLFLKTPALRRCEGFEALMRFHLAIAKNRMQRSTLLNRDNALDEDDIRLLAELYDDTEAQPKGQMLHCQVNMAARGAPENWYNLYASFFREGLFFVYAPLDEAHSELADLLARRDIVIRDLLKKRRPYLTHLSVLVADLQNSVKICAELPPEEYFELINQIWSTMAPKLRKYYATHGKHVGDGMVYYFFPQPDCNYILNAMRCAFEMKAAIAEIDKEWRKRKNWMNVLKLNIGLVEGREWFGTYQTPTQIEFTVLGDSINMAGRLSDFAREGAIWVTKSMLGQLSSNERDKISYGIRRKSQDGAEILVPNTYSRVSNLIDLNNPKHDKFHDIAVIPVAEILDIETPA
- a CDS encoding sulfite oxidase-like oxidoreductase, which encodes MGDDDHPPSGKTPGAILGEINRKLLDTKQKWAREGRALTGEDPPTPSEGRRDRLPPGQRLTRDWPVLDLGVRPDITPDRWAFGVSGLIENPISWDWRDFLAQPQVERTTDIHCVTTWSRYDNTWKGVGARHFLDIVRPRSEAAFLIFHSHDGYTTNVPLKAFDDDDVVLARQWNGADITREHGGPMRPVIPKLYFWKSAKWVRHITFVDKDAPGFWETRGYHNSADPWKEERYG